A single genomic interval of Tursiops truncatus isolate mTurTru1 chromosome 1, mTurTru1.mat.Y, whole genome shotgun sequence harbors:
- the LOC109549259 gene encoding LOW QUALITY PROTEIN: large ribosomal subunit protein eL32-like (The sequence of the model RefSeq protein was modified relative to this genomic sequence to represent the inferred CDS: inserted 2 bases in 1 codon; substituted 1 base at 1 genomic stop codon) yields MEQYLQLFLGLPTEVAATTAALKPLVKLKIVKKTKKFNPHQSDRYVKIKRNWQKSRGTVRRKFKGQILMPNIGYGSNGKTKLLLPSGFRKFLVHNFKELEGLLMXNKSYCAEITXQELKATAERAAPLAIRVANPNARLHSKENE; encoded by the exons atggaacAGTATCTTCAGCTCTTCCTTGGCCTGCCTACAGAGGTGGCAGCCACCACGGCTGCCCTCAAACCTCTCGTGAAGCTCAAGATTGTCAAAAAGACCAAGAAGTTCAACCCACACCAGTCAGACCGATATGTCAAAATTAAGCGGAACTGGCAGAAATCCAGAGGCACTGTGCGCAGGAAATTCAAGGGCCAGATCCTGATGCCCAACATTGGTTATGGGAGCAACGGGAAAACAAAGCTCTTGCTGCCCAGTGGCTTCCGGAAGTTCCTGGTCCACAACTTCAAGGAGCTTGAAGGGCTGCTGATGTGAAACAAATCTTACTGTGCTGAGATTAC CCAAGAACTCAAAGCCACTGCGGAAAGAGCAGCCCCGCTGGCCATCAGAGTCGCCAATCCCAATGCCAggctgcacagcaaagaaaatgaatag